In Candidatus Roseilinea sp., one DNA window encodes the following:
- a CDS encoding ABC transporter permease has product MATATAPPLAQVETRRAPGRSLDRVNPLVYLILIVVGVASLIPFVWMVLTSVKDYGDVVSLKFWPWPPFGNSTPRFDNFAEAIRLIGVDQDTGLPMFFRHVLNTALVTAIVIASSVTTSVLAAYAFAQLDFPAKNVLFILVLATFMIPEELILVPRAVMMNKNYLNWYNTLPAMVAPFLANAFGIFLIRQFFIQIPRDLYDAARIDGAGHMRYLTTVMIPLARPAILTLALLEFIWTWNEFRWIQLVTSSSNMRTVSVGLVGFLQTDGGAQTQLAMAVAVMVVLPVVVLYFFTQRYFTEGITTTGLKG; this is encoded by the coding sequence ATGGCCACTGCAACTGCTCCTCCGCTTGCACAAGTCGAAACGCGCCGCGCGCCCGGCCGGTCGCTGGACAGGGTGAACCCGCTGGTCTACCTGATTCTGATCGTCGTCGGGGTGGCTTCGCTAATCCCGTTCGTGTGGATGGTGCTGACGAGCGTGAAGGACTACGGCGATGTGGTGTCGCTCAAGTTCTGGCCGTGGCCGCCGTTCGGCAATTCGACGCCGCGCTTTGATAACTTCGCCGAGGCGATCCGGCTGATCGGCGTGGATCAAGACACCGGCCTGCCCATGTTCTTCCGCCACGTGTTGAACACGGCGCTGGTGACGGCCATCGTCATTGCGTCATCGGTTACTACATCCGTGCTGGCAGCCTATGCCTTCGCTCAGCTCGACTTCCCGGCCAAGAACGTGTTGTTCATCTTGGTGCTGGCCACGTTCATGATCCCGGAAGAGCTGATTCTGGTGCCGCGCGCGGTGATGATGAACAAGAACTACCTGAACTGGTACAACACGCTGCCGGCGATGGTCGCGCCCTTTCTGGCCAACGCCTTCGGCATCTTCCTCATCCGGCAGTTCTTCATACAAATCCCGCGCGACCTGTACGACGCCGCGCGCATAGACGGCGCCGGCCATATGCGTTACCTAACGACCGTGATGATCCCGCTCGCCCGCCCTGCCATCCTCACGCTGGCACTGCTCGAGTTCATCTGGACGTGGAACGAGTTTCGCTGGATTCAACTCGTCACGTCTAGCTCGAACATGCGTACGGTGTCGGTGGGGCTGGTGGGCTTCTTACAGACCGACGGCGGCGCGCAGACGCAACTGGCCATGGCCGTAGCAGTCATGGTCGTCCTGCCGGTGGTCGTGCTGTATTTCTTCACGCAACGCTACTTTACCGAGGGCATCACCACAACCGGTTTGAAGGGTTGA
- a CDS encoding LLM class F420-dependent oxidoreductase — translation MSTPIGLNVWSRLVEDTFPYLDRVAAPFDSLWFPDHVQYGSHKVAEGWTLLAFALARYPDKLCGHEVLCNSFRNPAHLAKMAATAQAISRGRFVLGIGAGWNEEEYLAYGWPFPPAHVRIAQLAEAIQLIRALWTDAPANYTGEHYRITGAHCEPRPTPLPPIMIGGAGEKHLLRVVAQHADWWNYPYTDLATYAHKQNVLQAHCRAAGRDYDEIVQVVRVGVLVAESEAAVRHLQAQPFVRQLDGGLAGTPEQVAERLLAIIKQGADRITVHFADSPRIEGTCLFAEAVMPLLDA, via the coding sequence ATGTCCACTCCAATCGGCCTCAACGTTTGGTCGCGACTGGTCGAAGACACCTTCCCATATCTCGACCGCGTCGCCGCACCGTTCGACTCGTTGTGGTTCCCCGACCACGTTCAGTACGGCAGTCACAAGGTCGCTGAAGGTTGGACGCTGCTGGCCTTCGCGCTGGCGCGTTATCCCGACAAGCTGTGCGGCCACGAGGTGTTGTGCAACAGCTTCCGCAATCCGGCGCATCTTGCCAAGATGGCGGCGACGGCACAGGCGATTTCGCGTGGGCGCTTCGTGTTGGGCATCGGCGCGGGCTGGAACGAGGAAGAGTATCTGGCCTACGGCTGGCCTTTCCCTCCGGCGCACGTCCGCATCGCGCAACTCGCGGAGGCGATTCAGTTGATCCGCGCGTTGTGGACGGATGCGCCGGCGAACTACACGGGCGAACATTATCGAATCACCGGCGCTCACTGCGAGCCACGCCCCACGCCGTTGCCACCGATCATGATTGGCGGGGCAGGCGAGAAGCACCTGCTGCGCGTCGTTGCGCAACATGCCGACTGGTGGAACTACCCCTATACCGACTTGGCGACCTATGCGCACAAGCAGAACGTGCTCCAGGCGCATTGCCGCGCCGCCGGTCGCGATTACGACGAGATCGTCCAAGTCGTCCGCGTGGGCGTCTTGGTCGCCGAAAGCGAAGCTGCGGTGAGACACCTGCAGGCGCAACCGTTCGTGCGACAACTGGACGGAGGTTTGGCCGGCACGCCGGAGCAAGTCGCTGAACGGCTGCTGGCCATTATCAAGCAAGGCGCAGACCGAATCACGGTGCACTTCGCCGATTCGCCACGCATCGAAGGCACATGCCTGTTTGCCGAAGCAGTGATGCCGTTGCTGGACGCCTGA
- a CDS encoding 3-hydroxyacyl-CoA dehydrogenase, with protein sequence MRIENHTFLVTGGASGLGAACAHMIVAAGGNVVIADVNAEAGEALTSALGERARFAPADVTGEADAQRAVALATATFGALHGAINCAGIAIAELMLRKGQPHALDSFARVIAVNLIGTFNMARLAAAAMTGNEPDAEGERGVIINTASVAAFEGQIGQVAYAASKGGVAAMTLPMARELARYGIRVVAIAPGIFDTPLLAKLPEPARQSLAQQVPFPPRLGRPNEFAALAKHIIENTMLNGEVIRLDGAIRMAPK encoded by the coding sequence ATGCGCATCGAGAATCACACCTTCCTTGTCACCGGCGGGGCGTCGGGCTTGGGCGCGGCGTGTGCGCATATGATCGTCGCAGCCGGCGGCAATGTGGTAATCGCCGACGTGAATGCCGAAGCCGGCGAGGCTCTGACGAGCGCGCTGGGCGAGCGCGCGCGCTTCGCGCCGGCCGACGTGACCGGCGAGGCCGATGCCCAACGCGCGGTTGCGCTGGCGACGGCGACGTTCGGCGCACTGCATGGGGCGATCAACTGCGCCGGCATCGCCATCGCCGAGTTGATGCTGCGCAAAGGTCAGCCGCATGCGCTGGACTCGTTCGCACGCGTCATCGCGGTCAACCTGATCGGCACGTTCAACATGGCACGGCTGGCAGCGGCGGCCATGACCGGCAACGAGCCGGACGCCGAGGGCGAGCGCGGCGTCATCATCAACACCGCGTCGGTCGCCGCGTTCGAAGGACAGATCGGTCAGGTGGCGTACGCGGCGTCGAAGGGTGGGGTGGCCGCCATGACGTTGCCGATGGCGCGCGAGCTGGCCCGCTATGGCATCCGTGTGGTGGCAATTGCGCCCGGCATCTTCGACACGCCGCTGCTGGCGAAGCTGCCCGAGCCGGCGCGCCAGTCGCTTGCCCAACAAGTGCCCTTCCCGCCGCGCCTTGGCCGGCCGAATGAATTTGCCGCGCTCGCGAAGCACATTATCGAGAACACGATGCTGAATGGCGAGGTGATCCGGTTGGACGGCGCGATTCGCATGGCGCCGAAATAG
- a CDS encoding ABC transporter permease yields MATAGNIYAGPRRQLGKMREHFLAYALLAPALLLFVAFTVFPIGFGFYISLHNWRVGPREFLGLGNYLRALAPGSEFWPSLGATLTYSLLAVPLQITIALALAYLLFQKIRGKSLFRVVMFLPWVTSTVATAAVWARLYSPDIGLINNALRGLGLPPLRWLLEDKGVLTLVANGLGLTLPDWLRGPSLAMVAVVIYTTWVFVGYNMTLFLAGLGNIPGEMYEAAKIDGANGWQVFRYITWPLLSPTTFFVVLITVIGTLKAFNHIWVMTQGDNGTQTASILIYRQFYEFQRAGYASALAFLLSAVILLVTLLQNRVAAERVNY; encoded by the coding sequence ATGGCGACTGCTGGCAACATATATGCCGGGCCGAGACGGCAGCTCGGGAAGATGCGGGAACACTTTTTGGCATACGCGCTGCTCGCTCCGGCGTTGCTGCTCTTCGTTGCATTCACGGTCTTCCCGATCGGCTTTGGCTTTTACATCAGCCTGCACAACTGGCGGGTGGGGCCGCGCGAGTTCCTCGGCTTGGGCAACTATCTGCGTGCGCTGGCGCCGGGATCGGAATTCTGGCCTTCGCTCGGCGCTACGTTGACCTATTCGTTGCTCGCCGTGCCGCTGCAGATCACCATCGCGCTCGCGCTGGCCTATCTGCTGTTCCAGAAGATTCGCGGCAAGTCGCTCTTTCGGGTGGTGATGTTCCTGCCCTGGGTGACCTCGACCGTGGCGACGGCGGCGGTATGGGCGCGGCTGTACAGCCCGGACATCGGACTCATCAACAATGCGCTCCGCGGGTTAGGGCTGCCGCCTTTGCGCTGGTTGCTGGAGGACAAAGGCGTATTGACCCTGGTCGCCAACGGGCTGGGCCTCACGCTGCCGGACTGGCTGCGCGGACCGAGCCTGGCGATGGTCGCCGTGGTGATCTACACCACTTGGGTGTTCGTCGGCTACAACATGACGCTGTTCCTGGCCGGCCTGGGCAATATCCCCGGCGAGATGTACGAGGCGGCCAAGATTGACGGCGCGAACGGCTGGCAAGTCTTCCGCTACATCACCTGGCCGTTGCTCTCACCGACCACTTTCTTCGTGGTGCTCATCACGGTGATCGGCACCCTCAAGGCGTTCAACCATATCTGGGTGATGACCCAGGGTGACAACGGCACGCAGACGGCCAGCATCTTGATCTATCGCCAGTTCTACGAGTTCCAGCGGGCCGGCTATGCCAGCGCGCTCGCCTTCTTGTTGTCGGCGGTGATCCTACTGGTGACCCTCCTGCAAAACCGCGTTGCCGCCGAGCGGGTCAACTACTGA